A portion of the Fretibacterium sp. OH1220_COT-178 genome contains these proteins:
- a CDS encoding dihydrodipicolinate synthase family protein, which yields MKPQFLVPTVTAFDPKGRVDEEANLRIYDRLIAGGVDGIVLLGSIGEFYAIPMDEQKRMVGSAARHIGTRCKLIVGTSAMRVEDCIELSNYAHSQGVEAVMTITPYYFDLSDASVELFYDRLAASTPARVYLYNFPARTGYDLKPSVALTLARKHSNIVGYKDSIAFMGHTRELANTLLPEFPEFEIYSGFDENLAHNILSGGAGCIGGLGNVDPALCAAWLRAILGGDCGEIARCQRRINRLMRIYDVCTPFIPAIKQAMVLNGFEMTAHSAFPLLPPDERQVEAIRAILTEGQEPM from the coding sequence ATGAAGCCGCAATTTCTGGTTCCGACCGTAACCGCGTTCGACCCGAAGGGCAGGGTGGACGAGGAGGCCAACCTGAGGATCTACGACCGCCTGATCGCGGGCGGGGTCGACGGCATCGTGCTGCTGGGCAGCATCGGGGAGTTCTACGCCATCCCCATGGACGAACAGAAGCGGATGGTCGGCAGCGCGGCCCGGCACATTGGGACCCGCTGCAAGCTGATCGTCGGGACGAGCGCCATGCGCGTGGAGGACTGCATCGAACTGAGCAATTACGCCCACTCTCAGGGCGTGGAGGCCGTGATGACCATCACGCCCTACTACTTCGACCTGAGCGACGCAAGCGTGGAGCTCTTCTACGACAGGCTCGCCGCCTCCACCCCGGCTCGGGTCTACCTCTACAACTTTCCGGCCCGGACGGGGTACGACCTCAAGCCCTCCGTGGCTCTGACCCTGGCCCGAAAACACAGCAATATCGTGGGCTACAAGGACTCCATCGCCTTCATGGGGCACACGCGCGAGCTGGCGAACACGCTGCTGCCGGAGTTTCCCGAATTCGAGATCTACAGCGGGTTCGACGAAAACCTGGCGCACAACATCCTGTCCGGCGGCGCCGGGTGCATCGGCGGCCTCGGCAACGTCGACCCCGCGCTGTGCGCCGCGTGGCTGCGGGCAATCCTTGGAGGGGACTGCGGGGAGATCGCCCGGTGCCAGAGGCGCATCAATCGCCTGATGCGGATCTACGACGTCTGCACGCCCTTCATCCCTGCGATCAAGCAGGCCATGGTCCTGAACGGGTTCGAAATGACGGCGCACTCGGCCTTCCCGCTGCTTCCGCCGGACGAGCGTCAGGTGGAGGCCATAAGGGCAATTTTGACCGA